The sequence ccctattctatactatggagttcttgtttggtgccacaaaaaaaaaaacatacttcaaaaaattagaggggatatgcagactatcgatgcttagtattacgggagccctgaaaacaaccccgacggctgcaatgtatgccattctgcacattccatctttagacctggtagcaaagaacaaagcattaacgaccgcaaccaggctcggtgcttcggggcagcttgagcgccgaccatatggccatagtagtatagcgtcatcaatcacaagacgaacagactacctgattccttatctgcgcttcgagggagatcttaaggccccAATAGAGGTGGACGAATGGCGCGAGGATgatcaaatggcggacgaggcgaaacatgtgtacaccgatggttccaaaatagtggaaggagtggggtctgcggtatactgcgctgatccgaaaataagcagatcctacaggctggcggattactgtagcgttttgcaaacggaaatattagccgtaaccacaGTATTAGAAACCCTGGaatagaatagcttaagctgcaactgtgttaacttttatattgacagtcaagcagcaattaaggcattaatctcgcatagcgcagcatctaaatgcgtgttagagtgtaagcaatctctggagagaatcgggacagagagaagcatacatatatattgggtcccagggcatatgggaatagatgggaatgaaaaagcggacgaactaactaaaaagggcgcatcccttgaagcttgcttcgtagacgtcccaattatattgggcgagatttagcgaaggcgagaggtgcacataatcgaccaagcgggaaaggcgtgggttcaagcgcggggctgtaaagtgtcgaagattatgtgtaggtcttacaaaattagactaacacagttgacactgccttctggcgtcacatgcccttaaatcaggcttggtcagtaatagcagatatagggagtgcgggttggaggaggaaacgatcgagcacgttctatgctgGGCCCTGCACCTGCCAGGCTAAGACGCCAGCTATTAGGagcgatacagctgtcagatctataagcaacaagtggcttaagtcccaggatgcttcttgtatttgccaagaggatggagtcattttataacataggtcctggtttttgatagggtttttcagtttggtcgttaaaacaaacttctggtaacactacggactcaataagtctatgtgaggtcctcatgggccggccagttcaacctaacctaacctctccCTCTTCTGCAATTTACTTTTgttctcatgatctattcatacatgtGGGAACAAATCAAATCTTTAATATTAACGTTTTGTTCCACAAACCTAAGATATTTGTATGCGAGACAAATTTATTGCACATCACCAAAAATTGAATCGTAAACATAAATAAGTTTGTATTAATAGATACTACAAAAATAGTTCTTCTCACTAcgattgctgagtggaatatcactctaTCTCAGTTGCCATTTCGATTACGCCCTACCTGAGCATATATTCAATATGCTTTGATGTGAGGTGGTGAAGATGGGTTGGTATTCCATTTAGCAGTCGATTTATAATAGTAAATTAAAAATTCGGCAATTTTTCTATAAACTTTAGAACATTTTTATTagttatatttgtatatacacCTGGAAATTCGGATCTTCCACAACCCCTGCCAAATGATACCACAGCACAAAGTTCTCCTCCCACAACACCTGGTGCTCCAGAATCACCATAACATGCATCACTTCCACCAAGTCCAGCACAAAGCATTGTTTTTGTTAAACATTTTCTTATCCTCCTATACTTATTCGCACAATCTGACGTCGCTATTATGGGCACGACAGTAGTTCGCAGTTTAGCTACATGATCCCTACGGCGTTCACTTattgaaccccatccactaacttgcatTGGTGTAGTTGGTGTTAATTCGGTACTGCAAATTGGAATTTTGCTTACTTGAGGACTCTCGCAGAAGGGTTCACTCACTTTAATAGCAGCTATATCCATATTACGTGTATTGGCTTTATAAGTAGATGGAATATATGTCTTCTCTACTGCTCGACATTGTCCAGTTTCGCGTACTCGATTGGTTACACCAGCTTGAACCATGAATAATCTTGCTGGTCTGTCTTGCAGGCAATGTGCAGCTGTTATCACCTTTTCCATACTAACTAATGAACCAGCGCATTCATGTTTTTCGTCAAAATATATTGATACCATATATGGGGTAGCCTCTATACTCGACAATTCGCCACCAACAATGCGAAACCGCGAGTTCGCGTAGCACAAAACGCAGCTATGCAAGGCAAAAAGGAACGTGAAATAGTTGCGTAAATACATTCTAATCTGCCAGCTTTACTGCCGATTGTTAGGTATTAATTAACTGAAGAAAACTCTTGTTGGATTTATTTAAAGACATATAGCTTGAGGAAATTTTTAAAGTATCGGCTGAAATTTCAAAAGcaggtgaacaaacagtttttgttctagcaaaataacaaattcaagataATTAAGTATATTCAAGAGAAATGAAATTACCGCGGCTTTGGCAAAATATTTACTtattctttttcaaaaaaaaattatcttgttattgtttgttttatttttgtattgtacaATTGAACTGTATATAACATAATACCgtgactttattttttttttttttaatgattaaaTACAGACAAGTACACAGACTTGCGTAGTACGAGTTAAAATTGTTTGCATTTCGGGAACGATCTTGGAAACGACTTAACCCATCTGCATGAAATTTCGTACATCGATAGTAAGTAACATTCTTAGACTTTCTAAGTATCGCTACAAAATGAATACTGACGCACCCCCAGCGGGTTGGAGGGAGCTTAAATTATACCCTCGGTaggtatgtatgcctgtcgtaaaaagcgactaaattaccaaattgattcaagcggTTAtttagcgcaactctttcaagggttgccagcgcaatataaagcttctccaaacctTACCTagctgtggcgaatcctgtttatttaacagccgaggctctaccGACCCCAAGTTCATCATGGATCCTCATCGTGAGGAGGGAGGGcagtatggcctagaaagtttcatgtggtcatacgaaatcgttcccgaaataATTGGGATAGTATTTTAGTGTTGCTAAttaacggaacgtaccgaatctgcatccggcaaaagaccatcaacatcgataacactctccaaggcctcCGGTGAgtatccttatcactacaacaacaacaacaacaagtgatgCAGTGCGTTGAATTTTTGAATACATTTTGTTGGAAGCGCAGAAATGTGCTTATTCTGATGAAATACAGTTTTGTTCGTAgctcaaacaaaaaattttgttataagcCAATATATGAATCAACCTATTAAAAGTGGGTTTTTGGCCCCTTACTACAAAATTTTTTGGTATATTGCAAATTCTAAATAAGTAGGGCCTTTGTCCTCAACTAGACCCTACAAACTGCGTTACATATCGCCAGGAGTATATTTTCGCATGCCAAACAATGCAATAGATGTTACATGATGATGCGCCAAAATGCAGTTTTCTCAAAAAGCTTTCGggcaattttcgtaaaattttattgcTAAGGTTATTTTAGCAAACAAAACACGAATCCGAAAAAATTGAGGTGGTCTAAAAAAAAGACATTTTATATGGTGTTATAGCAGAAAAATTCACAGTATTTCCAAATTGTGGAACTGTTAGGACTATTTCGTCTCTGAGCAAATCACGTCGCTGCCAATATAACGATAGGGTTGTTTTGTGCTCTGAGCTCATAGCTCATGCGTCTAAATTTAATTCAGGTAACTAACATTAAAATTGCTGAGGCACTTACGAATTAAATtgccaaatgaaataaataatagtttaaaaaaactaaaaaaacacgcttttatagcacaccgaactaaaaaatagaaaataattttcaattaaaaagagtttatataacagtagttgGTCGAAATTTTCATTGGCGACAACAATGTCATCCATGTAAATAAGATTTTCCTATCGTCAATCAAATCTCGGAAAATATTATAATGAAGCGCTGGAATACAGCAGGAGCATTTTTCAAACCGAAGGCATTTTGAGATATTCGTATTGACTGTTTGGAGTTACAAGTGCTGTGAATTTGATCGACTCCGGAGCCATATGCACTTAGTGGAACCCACTCTTCAGATCCAGCACCGAGAAAAACTTCTTATCTTCTAGATA is a genomic window of Eurosta solidaginis isolate ZX-2024a chromosome 4, ASM4086904v1, whole genome shotgun sequence containing:
- the LOC137247832 gene encoding trypsin delta-like codes for the protein MYLRNYFTFLFALHSCVLCYANSRFRIVGGELSSIEATPYMVSIYFDEKHECAGSLVSMEKVITAAHCLQDRPARLFMVQAGVTNRVRETGQCRAVEKTYIPSTYKANTRNMDIAAIKVSEPFCESPQVSKIPICSTELTPTTPMQVSGWGSISERRRDHVAKLRTTVVPIIATSDCANKYRRIRKCLTKTMLCAGLGGSDACYGDSGAPGVVGGELCAVVSFGRGCGRSEFPGVYTNITNKNVLKFIEKLPNF